The genomic interval GGCCCGCAGCAGGCGCTCTTCGGCGGTGAGCTCGGTCTCGCCTTTGGGCGTCACCTTGCCCACCAGGATATCGCCCGGCCGCACCTCCGCCCCGATGCGGATGACACCCCTCTCGTCCAGGTCCTTCAGTACATCCTCACCCACGTTGGGGATTTCCCTGGTGATCTCCTCCGGTCCCAGCTTGGTGTCGCGGGCGTCGCACTCGTACTCCTCGATGTGAATGGAGGTGAACACGTCCTCCTGCACCAGATCATCGGAGATGAGGATGGCGTCCTCGTAGTTGTAACCCTCCCAGGGCATGAACGCCACCAGCACGTTCCGGCCCAGGGCCAGTTCGCCCGCATCGGTGGAGGCCCCGTCGGCCAGGACGTCCCCTTTGTTCACCCGCTCACCCTTGCCCACCACCGGGCGCTGGTTCATGCAGGTACCCTGGTTGGAGCGGGCAAACTTCAAGAGCCGGTGCGTGACCGTCCTGCCGGAGTCGTACCTGACCCTGATCTCGGTGGCGGCAACCGATTCCACCACCCCATCCTCGGGGGCCAGCAGCACCACGCCCGAGTCGTACGCCGCCCGAAACTCCAGGCCGGTCCCCACCAGGGCGGCTTCCGTGCGCAGAAGGGGAACCGCCTGCCGCTGCATGTTGGATCCCATGAGGGCACGGTTGGCGTCGTCGTGCTCCAGGAAGGGGATGAGCGCGGTGGCCACGGAGACGATCTGCTTCGGGGAGACGTCCATGTAATCCACGTCGGTGGGCGGTACGTACACGATGTCCCCCCGGTAACGGGCGATCACCCGGGGCCCCACCAGGCAGCCGTCGGCATTCACGGCGGCGTTGGCCTGGGCGATGACGCATTCGTCCTCCTCATCGGCGCTCAGGTACACCACCTCGTCCGTAACCCGTCCCAGGTCCTTGTCTACCCTGCGGTAAGGCGCCTCGATGAACCCGTAAGGGTTCACCCGGGCATAGGTGGCCAGGGAGCTGATCAGGCCGATGTTGGGACCCTCGGGGGTCTCGATGGGGCACATGCGCCCGTAGTGGGAGTGGTGCACGTCCCGCACCTCGAACCCGGCCCGCTCGCGGGAGAGGCCACCGGGGCCGAGGGCGGACAGCCGCCGCTTGTGGGTGAGCTCCGCCAGCGGGTTGGTCTGGTCCATGAACTGGGAGAGCTGGCTGGACCCGAAGAACTCCCGCACCGCCGCAGTAACCGGGCGGATGTTGATGAGCACCTGGGGGGTGACCGACTCCACGTCCTGGATGGTCATGCGCTCCTTGACCACGCGCTCCATGCGCGCCAGCCCGATGCGGAACTGGTTCTGCAGAAGCTCGCCCACGCACCTGAGCCGGCGGTTGCCCAGGTGGTCGATGTCGTCCACCGAGCCCAGCCCCCGGAACAGGTTGAGCAAGTACGATATCACCGCCACGATGTCCTCTTTGGTGACCGTTTTGACGGCAAGGGCGGGAGCACCGTTGGCCAGCACCGGTATGACTTCCCCGTCGGGAAGCCGCACCTTCAGCCGGGCGATGCCTGCCGCGTCGATCCTCTCCGCCAGACGGCGGTCGATGACGCTGCCCGGGTCGGCGAGCACCTCGCCGGTGCGGGGGTCAATCACCCGGCCGGCGGCCAGGGTGCCCACCAGACGGCGCCGCAGGGACAGCTTCTTGTTGAGCTTATACCGGCCCACGGAGGCCAGGTCGTACCGGCGCGACTCGAAGAACAGGGAGTCGAGCAGCGTCCGGGCCGACTCCACCGTGGGCGGTTCCCCCGGCCGCAGGCGCTTGTAGATCTCGATCAGGGCTTCATCGGTCGACCTGGTGCTGTCCCGCTCCAGGGTGTTCTTGACCCGGGGGTCGTCGCCGAAAAGCTCCAGGATGTCGTTGTCGCTCGAATAGCCCAGCGCCCGCAGGAGCACGGTGGCCGGCAACTTGCGAGTGCGATCCACCCGCACCCATGCCACCTCAGAGGAGTCGGTCTCGAACTCCAGCCAGGCTCCCCGATTGGGAATGATGGTGGCGTAGTACAGAGTGACTCCCGAGACCGGGTCCGGTTGAGAGGAAAAGTAGGCTCCGGGGGACCGGACGAGCTGGCTCACCACAACCCGTTCCGCCCCGTTGATGACGAACGTACCCTGGTCGGTCATGAGGGGAAAATCCCCCATGAACACCTGCTGCTCCTTGACCTCGCCCGTCTCCTTGTTGATGAGCCTGACTTTCACCTTGAGGGGCGCCGCATAGGTGACGTCCCTCTCCTTGCACTCCTCCACGTTGTACTTGGGTTTGCCCAGCTCGGGATCCAGGAACTCCAGCACCAGGTTGCCGGTGAAATCCTGGATGGGGGAGATGTCACGCAGGAGTTCCCGCAACCCTTCGCGAACAAACCAATCGTAGGAGTTCTGCTGGATCTCGATGAGGTTGGGGATCTCCAGCACTTCGGAAATGCGCCCGAAGTTGCGCCTTTGCCGGCGACCGGCCTGCAGGGCCAGGGCCATGCGCTTTCACGCTCCCGTCCTCGGTTTTTCCCACTCCATCCCGACCAAAAACGCCAAAAGCAAAGCCCTCCCGGGCTTCGCCCCTGGGCGAACACTAGTTGCGCTCACAAGCGATAACCATCGCCAAGTTATTGTAGCTCCAAACCGTACGGATTATTCCGGCCCCCCCGTGGGCGGCACCCTGCTACTTTATCACACCGCGCTGGCTCCGTCAATAGGGAGAGCTCGTTCCCCTCGTTCCCGCAGCGCAGAAGCGATGGCCCGGGGGAACGCCTCCCGCCCGGCGTCCCCCCGGGGCCCCCCTCACTTGATCTCCACTTCGCCGCCCACGTCGGTGATCTTCTTCTTGACCGACTCGGCTTCTTCCTTGCTGACCTTCTCCTTGATGGGCTTGGGGACGGCGTCCACCAGATCCTTGGCCTCCTTGAGGCCCAGACCGGTGAGTTCGCGCACCACC from Bacillota bacterium carries:
- the rpoB gene encoding DNA-directed RNA polymerase subunit beta, which translates into the protein MALALQAGRRQRRNFGRISEVLEIPNLIEIQQNSYDWFVREGLRELLRDISPIQDFTGNLVLEFLDPELGKPKYNVEECKERDVTYAAPLKVKVRLINKETGEVKEQQVFMGDFPLMTDQGTFVINGAERVVVSQLVRSPGAYFSSQPDPVSGVTLYYATIIPNRGAWLEFETDSSEVAWVRVDRTRKLPATVLLRALGYSSDNDILELFGDDPRVKNTLERDSTRSTDEALIEIYKRLRPGEPPTVESARTLLDSLFFESRRYDLASVGRYKLNKKLSLRRRLVGTLAAGRVIDPRTGEVLADPGSVIDRRLAERIDAAGIARLKVRLPDGEVIPVLANGAPALAVKTVTKEDIVAVISYLLNLFRGLGSVDDIDHLGNRRLRCVGELLQNQFRIGLARMERVVKERMTIQDVESVTPQVLINIRPVTAAVREFFGSSQLSQFMDQTNPLAELTHKRRLSALGPGGLSRERAGFEVRDVHHSHYGRMCPIETPEGPNIGLISSLATYARVNPYGFIEAPYRRVDKDLGRVTDEVVYLSADEEDECVIAQANAAVNADGCLVGPRVIARYRGDIVYVPPTDVDYMDVSPKQIVSVATALIPFLEHDDANRALMGSNMQRQAVPLLRTEAALVGTGLEFRAAYDSGVVLLAPEDGVVESVAATEIRVRYDSGRTVTHRLLKFARSNQGTCMNQRPVVGKGERVNKGDVLADGASTDAGELALGRNVLVAFMPWEGYNYEDAILISDDLVQEDVFTSIHIEEYECDARDTKLGPEEITREIPNVGEDVLKDLDERGVIRIGAEVRPGDILVGKVTPKGETELTAEERLLRAIFGEKAREVRDTSLRVPHGESGVVVDVKVFSRERGDELPPGVNQLVRVYVAQKRKISVGDKMAGRHGNKGVIARILPQEDMPFLPDGTPVQVVLNPLGVPSRMNLGQILEAHLGWAARVLGLDVASPVFDGARQDEILDLLEQAGLPRSGKITLRDGRTGQSFDQDVCVGYLYMMKLAHLVDDKIHARSTGPYSLVTQQPLGGKAQFGGQRFGEMEVWALEAYGAAYTLQELLTVKSDDVLGRVRTYEAIVKGENVPEPGVPESFKVLIKELQSLALDVRVLDEEGRDIELKEVEDEMEARPSARRLEREVAGPVEDAGEIGEETIYADADEELEEAESLEEVETYEAAPAALASGGRMGASDGDDDLSESLEELREAEARDEEDEE